Below is a genomic region from bacterium.
CCGGATGGAAGTTGTACCACGCATACCAGAAGCTCATCGAATGTGGGATTTGATTCCCTTTGGAATCGAAGATAGTCGCAGTCTGCGACGATTCCTCCCAATTGATTGTAATTGGCTCTTCACCAATTTTATCGCTGATTGTTTTCTGACCCTTCAGTCGGGAAACAGGATATGCTTTAAACTTGCGGTTTCTCTCAATTCCTACCACTTTTTCTTTTCGATCGAACTCCTTGCTTTCTTTTTCTACCGGGAACAAAAGCCGGGAGCTGCGATAGTAACTCGCATACGGGTCTGATCGGTAGTCGCGGTTATGGCCTGTATCGGTTGAGAGCACTAATGTATCGGGATATTTCTTTTTCCATGCTCCCCAGGTCGTATCTTCAAATGGAATGGTTCCGAGCCTGGCGCCTGTCATTGGGCCGGCCACCGCTTCATTCTTGAACTGAGACCACAGGCTGTTGGTTTGACGGTCATAAAGTAGAACATTGTTTTCATATAAGAGACCCGAAATTCCAAAGATGAGACGCTGGTCACCGTGTTTTGCGGAGTAAACTACTCCGCTTCCAGTAAGCGGTCAATAAGTAACCGCAACAGCCGTGTCGCTGAATGTGTCGTTGACAGCCTCATGCCAGGTAAGAATCTTGTGAGGATAAGCCTTCGCCACGCCGTTCAGCAGAAGGCCGATTACTCGATCATCATCCTTCAAGAAATTCACCTGGGACGCAGGAATAAACTTTGGATCCGTTAAGGATGGGATCCCGTCTTTTGGAGGACCGCCGCCAACAATTTTATCCTTCGGAATCGAGCTTTTGGTCAGGTCAAAATCGTCAGCCCAGGTCCATGCTGTGATCAGTAATAAAAGAAATAACAAACTTTTTCGCATAGGATGACCTCCTTATTTATTTAGTTGCCATTCGACAGTCCTCAATTTCTTCGATCGGTCTCAAATGTAATCAAAACTACAAAACGCAGAATTGGCCAAACCAGGAAGGCACCTAAGACTGAGAAGCACAAAATCCAAAGGAGAAAAATCATGAAAAAGATCGTTTCGTTCGTTTTGATCGTTCTGGTGGTCAGCGCGTTTTCCTTGCTGGCTGCCGAAAAAGATGAAACCTTCCAAGGCACGCTGGTAGATTCCAAATGCTACGCAGGTTCCAAAGGAATGCTGAAAGGGAATGACCACATGGGAACAACCGGGTGTGGCACGATGTGCGCAAAGCAGGGAATTCCTGTTGCCTTGCTTGACGCAAAGAACAAAACACATGTCCTGTTGGTTCCATCAATAAAACTTGCTGATTACGTTGGGCAGGAAGCTAAAGTGACCGGCAAGCTGGATTCTCTGACCAGCGGCATCATTGCCAGCAAAGTGGAGGTACAAAAAGACGGGAAATGGGAGGAAGTGAAGCTCGGCGCAGACATGATGTAGGACCATATCCTCCGAAATACCGGGGTTGCTGTCCCCACTGCTGGCGGCCCCGGTTTTGGAGTTTCACACTATGAACCGAAGAACCTTTCTCGAACGGATTACGCAGCTCTTTTCACTTGGATGGTTCGTTATGTTATCCCTGCCTGTTTTTCGCTTCCTTTCGGTATCTTCCGAAGGAAAGAGTGAATCAACCTGGCATGCATTGTTGCAAGCCGACGCGAATATTCCGCAGGAGGACTACGTTCAAGTGAGCTTGAAACAGGTTCAGCAAGAAGGCTGGAAGCGGCAGATTGTAGAAGAACTGCTTTGGGTTAGAAAAAAGAAAAACGGCAGCTTCATGGTCTTCAATCCACATTGCACACATCTCGGATGCGCTTTTTCGTGGAATGCAGAAATGAAACAGTTCCAGTGCCCCTGCCATGGAGGCCGCTTCGATGCCGATGGGAAAAGAATTGCGGGTCCACCTCCCCGCCCATTAGATCGGTACGAAACAAAGATAGAAGACAACACACTCAAAATCGGAAAGTTACTAAAAGCGTAGAATGAACAGAATTCCTTTCGTTGGCCCAACCATCCAATGGTTGGAGGATCGAATTCACCTCAGAACTTCGGTGCAAGAATTCTTGCAGTCGTCGATTCCCGACAAAATCGGTTGGCCTCATGTCCTGGGCAGTATCTTGCTTGTACTTTTTGCCGTGCAGTTTGTCTCCGGGATACTCCTCAGCTTCGTTTATTCCCCCTCGCCATCAGATGCCCATGCATCCGTCCGGTACATGACCGAAGAGATGAAAGGAGGCGCCTGGCTTCGGGGAATTCATTACTGGGGCGCATCCTTGATGGTGATCGTCATCGGTCTCCATCTTCTGCGCACCTTCCTCTTTGCAGCGTATCGAAAGCCCCGCGAGCTCACCTGGATTGTGGGTGTTCTGTTGTTACTCTGTGTGCTGACATTCGCCCAAACAGGATTCCTTCTTCCGTGGGATCAAATGGCCTATTGGGGAACAGAGGTCACGATTCGCATTATAGGTACGGCGCCGCTGATCGGTCCGCGAATCGTGAATTTCCTACGAGGTGGTAATGTCATAGGCTCCTTCACTTTAAGCCGCTTCTACAGTATTCATACCGTCATTCTTCCGATCACTGTTGTGCTGTTAATCCTTGGCCATCTTATGTTGATTCGCCGGTACGGCATCATGGCTCCTTGGTCTCGGACAGGTTCGGAACCTCCGCGAAGCACTTCGTTCTATCCACACCAGACTGTTAAAGATTCTGCTGCAATGTTCGTCATGATGATGATTCTTTTCGGCCTGGCAGCATTTCTTCCTCCATCGCTGGGGAGTCCTGCGGATCCAAGCGATAACAGCATTGTCCCGCGCCCTGAATGGTATTTCTTGTTTCTGTTCCAGTTGCTTCATTATTTCCAAGGGAAGTGGGAGACAGTCGGTACTTTCTTTTTACCGAATTTGGCGATTCTCATGCTCTTGATCGTACCGTTTCTGGATCGCAACACGGACCGCCGACTCAACAAGAGGCCCTTTGCCGTTCTCGCTGTCGCTGGTTGTGTGTTTGTTTGGAGCTACCTGACCTATGCCGCAACAAGCCACCAGTCGCCTTCCCGAGAGTTACGGCCAAAAGGAATTACAGTTTCCAGATCAGAGCGGATCAAGAGACCGAGCGATGTAGGCGGACTCTTCCTGCTTCAGCAAAGATGCTTCGAATGCCATTCGTTGACTGCTGCAGGAGAAAGACCGTTACAAATCCTTGCCCGAAACGATTTTCCTGCTGGAAAAGATTGGTTCAAGAACCATCTAGAAAAAATGGGGCGTGATTCCGGATTGACCGAGAACGAACCGAAGGAACTGATGTCGGTTCTCCGTTTGGCCGCGGGAGAGCATTCTGAACGGCTGTACACCATTCCCAGAGTCGTTCGTTCAGGTGCTCATACGTTTTATAACAATTTTTGCATCAACTGTCATACGATCGATGGCCAGGGAGGCAAGAAGGGACCTGATCTCACCATCCGGCCTCTGCGAAGCAAAGAGTGGCATGTTC
It encodes:
- a CDS encoding ubiquinol-cytochrome c reductase iron-sulfur subunit produces the protein MNRRTFLERITQLFSLGWFVMLSLPVFRFLSVSSEGKSESTWHALLQADANIPQEDYVQVSLKQVQQEGWKRQIVEELLWVRKKKNGSFMVFNPHCTHLGCAFSWNAEMKQFQCPCHGGRFDADGKRIAGPPPRPLDRYETKIEDNTLKIGKLLKA
- a CDS encoding cytochrome b N-terminal domain-containing protein yields the protein MNRIPFVGPTIQWLEDRIHLRTSVQEFLQSSIPDKIGWPHVLGSILLVLFAVQFVSGILLSFVYSPSPSDAHASVRYMTEEMKGGAWLRGIHYWGASLMVIVIGLHLLRTFLFAAYRKPRELTWIVGVLLLLCVLTFAQTGFLLPWDQMAYWGTEVTIRIIGTAPLIGPRIVNFLRGGNVIGSFTLSRFYSIHTVILPITVVLLILGHLMLIRRYGIMAPWSRTGSEPPRSTSFYPHQTVKDSAAMFVMMMILFGLAAFLPPSLGSPADPSDNSIVPRPEWYFLFLFQLLHYFQGKWETVGTFFLPNLAILMLLIVPFLDRNTDRRLNKRPFAVLAVAGCVFVWSYLTYAATSHQSPSRELRPKGITVSRSERIKRPSDVGGLFLLQQRCFECHSLTAAGERPLQILARNDFPAGKDWFKNHLEKMGRDSGLTENEPKELMSVLRLAAGEHSERLYTIPRVVRSGAHTFYNNFCINCHTIDGQGGKKGPDLTIRPLRSKEWHVQHIREPQSLVPNSKMQEFPDFTNAEYNALAEYILYLHSP